TGATTTAAAGTTTCCTGGTGGTGGACAAAAACCAGATGAAACTGATATCCAAACCTTAATGAGAGAAACCTTAGAAGAAACCGGATTAACAATTATTAAAAACACTATCAAACCATTTGGTATGACGATTGAAAAAAGAAAATCTAAAACTATTGATCATGAAATTTTTTATATGGAATCTAAATATTTCACATGTAAAGTTTCAAAGCATATAACAAGTCAAAATCTAGATGATTATGAAAAAGCATATGGATATAAGCTTATAAAAATTCATATTGATGATGCTATCAAACAAAACCAAAGCTTAATTCATAAAGATTTACCTCAAATTCCATGGTTAAAAAGAGAATTAAAAGTTCTTACTTACATTAAAGATGAAAATTAGTCTTCATCTTTTTCTTTTTTTAAAGTAAAAACACATAATTTTCGACTATTATGAAATAGAAAAACATATATATTATATAAATATATATATAGAAAGCAATTTCTCTTTATGCTTGACTTTAAAAATTAAGTTACTATAATAGATATGGAAAAGGAGTGTTTACATGGCAAATAAAAAATTAATTATCGTGGAATCACCATCTAAATCAAAAACAATATCAACATACGTTAAAGATGACGTTCTTGTTTTGTCGTCTAAAGGACACATAAGAGATCTAGCAACATCTGGTAAAGATGGACTAGGTATTGATATAGAAAATGATTTTCAACCATCATATAAAATCATAAAAGGTAAAAATAATTTAGTTAAAGAATTAAAACAAAAAGCTAAAAATAGAGAAGTCTTGATTGCAACTGACCAGGATAGAGAAGGAGAAGCCATCGGATGGCATCTCGCTCAAATTCTTGAACTTGATCCAAATGCTAAAAATCGTATCGTTTTTAGAGAAATCACAAAACAAGCAATAACTGAAGCATTGGAACATCCAAGAAAGATTGATCAAGAATTAGTTAATTCTCAAGAAGCAAGACGTATCTTAGATCGCATCATTGGATTTAAATTATCAAAACTACTACAATCAAAAATTAAATCCAAATCTGCAGGACGTGTGCAAAGTGTTGCATTAAAACTAATTGTAGATTTAGAAAAGAAGATTGAAGCATTTATTCCAGAAACATATTATGAAATTGATGCACAATTTCCTGATTTTAAAGCATCTTATCATATACCGGCTAAAAAGCGGTTATCAAAAGAAGAAGCTGATCAAATTGTAAAAACATCAACAAATCCATTTCATATTAGTGATATTCAAACAAGAAATACAAAAAGAAAATCAAAACCGGCATTTATTACATCAACACTTCAACAAGATTCTATTAACAACTTATATATGAGCGCTAGTAGAACCATGATGGTTGCACAAAAACTATATGAAGGTATTGAAATAAATGATGAAACCATTGGGTTAATCACTTATATGCGTACAGATTCAAATAGATTGGCTGCACCATTTATTAAAGAAACAAATGAATTTATCTTAAATCAATATGGTAAAAAGTATTTAGGTCACTATAAAGTATCTACAAAAGAAAATGCACAGGATGCTCATGAAGCAATTAGACCTACATCCATTTATCGGACACCAGATATGATGTCATCATATTTAGATAAAGATGAATTAAAACTTTATAAACGTATTTATGAACGCACACTAGCTTCACTTATGAGTGATGCATTATTCGAAAGTACAAAAGTTAAAATTACATCAAATGATAATATTTATAACCTTGAAGGATCTATATTAAAATTTGATGGGCATACAAAGGTTTATCAAGATCAAAAACAAGTTGATAAATTATTACCTAAATTAGAAATAAATCAAGAACTTAAAGCAAGTGAAGTCCTAGCAATAGAAAAAGTAACAACTCCACCTGCAAGATATTCTGAAGCAACTTTAATTAAGGAAATGGAATCACTTGGTATAGGTAGACCATCTACTTATGCTGCAATTATCCAAACTTTAAAAAATAGAGCATACGTCTCCTTAGAAACAAAACGATTTGTTCCAACTGAACAAGGTAGACTAACTTCAAAAGAACTAGATTCATTCTTCCATAAAATCATTAATGTAGATTACACATCAAAAATGGAGAAAAAGCTTGATGGAATTGCAGAAGCAACTGAATCTGGTGTAGAAATAGTATCAAATTTTTATCATAGTTTTATTCCAATGATTGAATATGCACAAGAGCATATGAAAAAAGTAGAACCGAAAATGACTGATGAACTTTGTCCTAAATGTGGGAAACCATTGGTTATTAGAAAATCAAGATATGGTGAGTTTATAGCATGTAGTGGTTTTCCTAAATGTAGATATATAAAAGGCAATGAAGAACAAACAGATAAATAAGTAAAATTACATTGGCACTTTACAAACAAATGAAAAAGTGATAATATATCTATGCATTCATATTAATGGATGTTACATACCCCCTTTTTAAAGTGTATGAAAGTACACAGAACCCCCTTAATTGGTCTTCTGAACTTTTTCAGAAGGCCACTTTTTATGAATTAGAAATTAAAATATGATATAATAGTCATGAAGTTGTTAAAGGAAGTGTGAGATATGAAAACTTTTAAATCTAAACCAGTGACACTAATTGGTGACACAAAAGAAGTCGGAGATATTGCTCCAGATTTTAAAGCATTAAATCATAAAAATGAATATGTTAGTTTGTCAGATTTTAAGACGAAATACATTATTTTAAATGTAGTTCCTTCTCTAGACACAACAGTCTGTGATCGTCAAACTAGAACAGTCAATCAAGAATTATCAGAAATTGATGATTTAACAGTTTTAACGATTTCAAATGATCTTCCATATGCACAAGCAAGATGGTGTGGAAGTGCAGGATTAGATAATGTCATCACATTAAGTGATTACATTGAATTAGATTTTGGGAATAAATATGGAACTTATATTAAAGAATTACGATTATTAGCAAGATCAGTATTCGTTCTTGATCAAAATAGAAAGATCATTTATATTGAATATGTTGATGAAATGAGTTCACATTTAAACTTTGATGAATTGCTTACTTTTGTTAAAAACTTACCGAAAGATTAACCTTTCGGTTTTCTTTTTCTTATGGTATAATATCTAAAGGTTATAGGAGACATATTATGGGACTATTTAAGAAATTATTTGGTAAAAAAGAAAAGAATGATAAATATACTTTAGGTCTGCATAAGACCAAAGAAAGCTTGACTGATTTAAAAGAAATTCTTAAAAAATCAAAAACAATTGACGATGAACTCTTTGATGCTTTAGAAGATATTTTTATTCAAGCAGATATAGGTGTTGATACAGTTGTTTATTTTATTGAAGAGTTAAGAAAAGATGTTGATAAAAAACAAATTACAGATCCTAATGATCTAGCTGAGATAATTGTTGACAAAATGTTTGAGATTTATTTAAAAGGTGATCTTTTAAATACTGAACTTAATTTTGATGAAAATGAATTAAACGTATATTTATTTGTTGGAGTCAATGGAGTTGGAAAAACAACAACTATAGGCAAACTTGCAAAACAACTTAAAACTGATGGCAAAAAAGTTATGTTGGTTGCCGGAGATACATTTAGAGCTGGTGCAATTGAACAACTTAAGATTTGGGGTCAAAGAAGTGATACATATGTTTTTGCAAAAGATTCTGGTAGTGATCCATCAAGTGTTATCTATGACGCTATAGAGTATGCTAAAAAAGAAAACTATGATGTCATCTTATGTGATACAGCTGGAAGACTTCAAACTAAAGT
The sequence above is drawn from the Mariniplasma anaerobium genome and encodes:
- the topA gene encoding type I DNA topoisomerase, producing MANKKLIIVESPSKSKTISTYVKDDVLVLSSKGHIRDLATSGKDGLGIDIENDFQPSYKIIKGKNNLVKELKQKAKNREVLIATDQDREGEAIGWHLAQILELDPNAKNRIVFREITKQAITEALEHPRKIDQELVNSQEARRILDRIIGFKLSKLLQSKIKSKSAGRVQSVALKLIVDLEKKIEAFIPETYYEIDAQFPDFKASYHIPAKKRLSKEEADQIVKTSTNPFHISDIQTRNTKRKSKPAFITSTLQQDSINNLYMSASRTMMVAQKLYEGIEINDETIGLITYMRTDSNRLAAPFIKETNEFILNQYGKKYLGHYKVSTKENAQDAHEAIRPTSIYRTPDMMSSYLDKDELKLYKRIYERTLASLMSDALFESTKVKITSNDNIYNLEGSILKFDGHTKVYQDQKQVDKLLPKLEINQELKASEVLAIEKVTTPPARYSEATLIKEMESLGIGRPSTYAAIIQTLKNRAYVSLETKRFVPTEQGRLTSKELDSFFHKIINVDYTSKMEKKLDGIAEATESGVEIVSNFYHSFIPMIEYAQEHMKKVEPKMTDELCPKCGKPLVIRKSRYGEFIACSGFPKCRYIKGNEEQTDK
- the ftsY gene encoding signal recognition particle-docking protein FtsY; translated protein: MGLFKKLFGKKEKNDKYTLGLHKTKESLTDLKEILKKSKTIDDELFDALEDIFIQADIGVDTVVYFIEELRKDVDKKQITDPNDLAEIIVDKMFEIYLKGDLLNTELNFDENELNVYLFVGVNGVGKTTTIGKLAKQLKTDGKKVMLVAGDTFRAGAIEQLKIWGQRSDTYVFAKDSGSDPSSVIYDAIEYAKKENYDVILCDTAGRLQTKVNLMKELEKMKRVIQKTLPHAPQETLLVIDATTGQNGMRQAEVFKDATDVSGIILTKLDGTAKGGIVLAIRHLYDLPIKYVGLGEKIDDLVYFDIEDYIYGLFEDFFRG
- a CDS encoding NUDIX hydrolase, whose product is MKLIHCFDLKDYDLDDKIYHRVACRAIILQYPYLYMIQSDLYHDLKFPGGGQKPDETDIQTLMRETLEETGLTIIKNTIKPFGMTIEKRKSKTIDHEIFYMESKYFTCKVSKHITSQNLDDYEKAYGYKLIKIHIDDAIKQNQSLIHKDLPQIPWLKRELKVLTYIKDEN
- the tpx gene encoding thiol peroxidase, with the protein product MKTFKSKPVTLIGDTKEVGDIAPDFKALNHKNEYVSLSDFKTKYIILNVVPSLDTTVCDRQTRTVNQELSEIDDLTVLTISNDLPYAQARWCGSAGLDNVITLSDYIELDFGNKYGTYIKELRLLARSVFVLDQNRKIIYIEYVDEMSSHLNFDELLTFVKNLPKD